A window of Thermoproteus sp. genomic DNA:
ACGATAAACGAAATTGGCGTCGGGTCGTCAGTCGCGATGTTGCCCGCGTCGCGGCTTCGCGCATTCAATATGTTTCGATAGTATTTAATAAATTGAATAACTAATATTATATCTAAAAATAATAAGATAGAATATATAAAATAAATAATGAATAAGCCTTGTAAGGTCAAATGTGGAGCCTCCGGGCCCTTACAGCCGCTTACTATATTACTAGAATTAATGCAACTGATAACAGAGGTCAAATTAGATGGATAAATGCTGACATTATGAATATATCGGCTTATATTCGATATATGTATAGTTATATTCAACAGGTCTGTGAGGTTGCCGTAGCTCAACAAGGCCACGAGGTAGAACAAAAACAGTCTTATATCCCCTACGCCAGCCCCAAAGAGCCGAGTCGCCCCTTCAGTTGGGCCAGCTGGGACGGCTCGCGGGCCTCCAGCTTCACTCTGATGAGAGGCTCCGTGTTGCTGGGCCTCACCAGCACTCTGCCCCCGTCTTTGAACCTCACGTCTACGCCGTCTATCTCGTATACGTCGACGCCGGCCATGGTCCTCACGGCCGCCCTCACTCTCTCCATCACTCCCCTCTGGTCCTCGACGCGTATGTCGAGCCTCTCCTCATAGACTTTAGGCGCCTCTGCTAACAAGCCGTCTAGCGTCTTGCCGAGGGCGCTGGCTATCTGGAGTACCTTCAGCGCTGTGTATATCCCGTCGTCGAAATAGTGGTGGTCCTTAAAGCCCACGTGGCCGCTGTACTCAGCCCAAAACAGGGCGTTGTTCTTGACCGCGGCGGGCTTCTGGAAGGAATGGCCGACTCTCTCTCTGACCACCTTGACGCCTCTCTCCTGCGCTACCTCCTCTAGGTACAGCGGCATGGTGGCGTCCAGCACCACCACGTCGCCCGGCTTGGCGTAGTGCTCAATGAGCATGTAGGCTATCTTCTCCGCCCTAAAGACCTCGCCTCTGGCGGTCACCAGACCCACGCGGTCGCAGTCGCCGTCCAAGGCGATCCCCGCGTCGAGCCCCTCCCTCCTGACGAGCTCCGACAGTTGCCTCAAATTCTCGGGCTTCTCGGGGTCCGGCGGATGTGAGGGGAACCTCCCGTCGGGCACGCCGTTTATGACCACGACCTTCTTGAAGATGCGCTCCAACAGGGGCCTCAAGATCACGCCTGCGGCGTTCGCCGGGTCGAAGCCGACGGCCATGTCGAGTCTCCCGAACCTCTCGGCCATGTACTCCACGTAGTTAGTCAACACGTCGCGCGTATAGACGACGCCCCGCCGCTCTTGAGGCGGAGGCTCAAGCATAGAGGCCAGTTGCTGTATCTCGCGGCTCTCTAGGTCCAGCCCGCCGCGCCTCATGACCTTCATACCGTTGTATTCGGGCGGGTTGTGGGACGCCGTTATCATAACAGCCGGCTTGTTGAGGACGAGCGACGCGTAGTGGGTAAGCGGCGTCGTGGCGGTACCTATAAACACCACGTTTCCCCCGGCGAGTAGCCCTCTAGACAGGACCTCGGCGATCCTGAAGGAGTGGGTCCTCACGTCCATACCCAATATCACGTCCTCCCTGCCGAAGAATTTAGATATGGCATATCCAATTCTCTCCACGAGGTCCATGGTCAGGTCTTTGTCCACCACGCCGCGGATGTCGTAGGCCTTAAACACGCTCATATCGAGACGCCACTCTGGGGAGATTTATACTCTTCGTCTCTTTTTCATCATATATTACACATGCTTCATAAAATATATTACAATTAAAATTTATTTTTATATTAAAATAATTAATGTGATTATTGTTCTGCCATTTTTAAAATAGATATGAAGATATTTAATCAAGACTAGATCCATATGGCGTGAAGCCCTCGATGAGGCTCTGGCTGGCGGCCCTCTACCTCTTCATAATGGGCACAATCTCGCTGGCCTATACGCTAGTCGAGTTGCTCTTCGGCATCACATATAGAAGCCTTTTGGTGACCAGCGACGCGCTCCACGGAGTTATGGACGTCGCGATATCCTACGTCGCGGGGTTCGGCCTATATTACGCATCGCGGAGAGGCCGTTCGTTCCCCTGGGATATGTACAGACTCGAGAGCCTCCTCACATTGCTCTTGACGTTGATAGTTTTGGGGTTCTACACCTATCTGTTGGTCACATCGATAGAGCCGGCCGGCGCGCCGACGCCCCTCTGGATGACCCTATTGTTGCTGGCCGGCGGCGTTATGACGTTCGTCATGTACCTCTGGGAGGGGCACAACTACCGCGTATTGAGACTAGACATCTTGAAGGCAGACGCGGCGCACGCCAAAATGGACACGTTCCTCTCAATCGTCTCGGCGCTGGCGGTAATTGTAAGCAATTTCTTTCACATAGTGCTCGCCGAGACGGCCGCCGTGCTCCTCATATACGGATATGTGCTCTACGAATTCACAAAACTCTCTAAAGACGCGACTTATGGAATTTTGGGCGCCCTGTATAGAGACCAAGCCCTCGAGGAGAGGATTAGAGGCGTCTTGAGCGATTTGGGGAAGCCCATAGACGTGAAGGTCAGAAGGGCCGGTAGCTTCCTCGTGGTGTATTCGCTAGTGGCCGTAAGCCCCGACGTCACGATAGGCAGATTGCACGCGCTTAGGGCGAGGGCCATACGGGCCATCTCCAAATTGCATCCGCTTATAATCCACGTGGACATAAAGTTCGTGCCCAGGCGTAGAGAGAAGAAGGCCAGACGCGCGGCTATATTGAGAGAAAGCGATTAAAACCTAGACGTCGAACATCACGTGAGGCTTGGCGGATATGCGGACCTTCCGTTGCACGTGGGCCACGTGCCCCCTTGGCTACTCGCAAGGATGAAGAAGCTGTCGGCCCTCCTGTTGGAGATAATGTACGACCTCTGGGGCGAAGAGGGCATATTGGTCAGGCTGGCGAGCCCCGTCTTCTTCCAGGCGGTGAACGACCTGATAGGGATGGACTGGGACTCCAGCGGGAGCACCACGGTGACGACCGCCGTGTTGAAATACGCGATGGCCAAAGCCGACCTCCCCATAAGGATCGCGGGGGGCAAGGGCGAATACGCCTTGAGGACCCCCGAGGAGTTGAGGGAGATAGCGGAGCGCTGGGGCCTAGACGGGGAGGCGCTCGTCGAGGTGTCCAGGCTGGCCGCCAAGGTCGACAACGCGTTGGTGCAGGACGGCTATACGATATACCACCACGCGTTTATCGTGACGGAGCGGGGAAAGTGGGCGGTGATACAGCAGGGCATGAACACGGCGGCCAGAATGGCGAGGAGGTACCACTGGCTTGAGACAGACAGGTTCTTCGACGACCCCCATTCGGGCATAATGGGCGTCAAGGCCCGAGGAGTTTTGAACCTAGCCTCCTCCAAAAGCGCGGACAATAGGTCGACCATAATGGACATAGTGTCGTCGGGCCCCCAGAAGGTCGCCAGAGACCTCCTCCTCCTGACGGGCCAGACCACATTGGTGCCGTACTACCACCCCTACGTCGACGTCAAGGCCGTGAGGGCTGAGATAGGGGATCCCAGACGCATTGCCGCGTCTATACCTAGAGACGTCTCCAACTTCAAGGAGTTGATATTGAGCAGAGGCGTCGGCCCCAAGACCCTCAGAGCCCTCGCGTTGGTGGCCGAATTGATATACAGGAGCCCTGCCGACTGGGCCGACCCCGCCAATGTGGACCCCTTCAAGTTCTCCTTCGCGGTCGGCGGAAAGGACGGAGTACCCTACCCAGTAGACAGAAAGACCTACGACGAGCTGATATCGTTGTTGGAGGCCATGGTCGAGGCCGCCAGGCGGAGCAGCGAGAGGGGGATATACAGCTATTTATCGCATTTGGCCAAAAAGGCCGAGGGGTGGCAGTACCCCAAGGACTACAAGAGGCCCACATAGCCGCGAGACCTATTGGCGTAATTTCTTATATACGAATGTCTGTATGGAACGAGATGGAGATAGTCCTCGAGGGGCCACAAGAGTTCGTGGGCAGGGACGGGAGGAAGTACGTCCTCCGGGAGTTCAAAATGCAGGACCTAAACGCCGTAGTTTCGATAAATAGGAGGGTCTTGCCCGAGAACTACCCCGAGTGGTTCTTTGTGGAGCACCACATGTCGTTCCCCAAGGCCTTCATAGTGGCCGAGATGGACGGCGAGCTGGTGGGCTACATGATGAACAGGGTGGAATACGGATGGAGCTATATACATAGAGGCAAGGCCGCCCATAAGGGCCATGTGGTGTCCATCGGCGTCCTCCCCCACGCAAGGAGGCTCGGCATAGCCACCAACATGATGTTGAGAGGCATGAAGGCCATGAAGGCGTTCTACAGCGCCGAGGAGGTCTTCTTGGAGGTTAGGGTGAGCAACGCCCCCGCAATAAGCCTCTACAGGAAGTTGGGCTTCGAGGTGGCGGGCAGGATACCCCGCTACTATTCAGACGGAGAGGACGCCTACATAATGGCCAGAAGCCTGGCCGAGCTTTAAAGTTATATTTTCAGGTGTAGCTACCTACGGGCCGGACTCCCGCGGGCTCGCGGAGCGGAATGAAAGGCCCGCCCGCGGCCGAGCCGCATATCACTCGCCGAACTTTTCGGAAAGGCCCAAATAGCTAGCCAGTATCGGCATTACGTCCAGGCCTCTGAGCCTCCCCAAGGCGCCCTTCCAACACGTCAGCTCCGAGAGCTTCGTCACGTCGTCCCTAACGACGTCTGGGCCATATATCAAGAGGGGCACCGGCTCTCCCGTGTGTTCTCTTACCTGTATGGGGGTAGCGTGGTCAGATGTAACAACTACGTAGTTTTCCTCGAGGACC
This region includes:
- a CDS encoding phosphomannomutase/phosphoglucomutase, whose product is MSVFKAYDIRGVVDKDLTMDLVERIGYAISKFFGREDVILGMDVRTHSFRIAEVLSRGLLAGGNVVFIGTATTPLTHYASLVLNKPAVMITASHNPPEYNGMKVMRRGGLDLESREIQQLASMLEPPPQERRGVVYTRDVLTNYVEYMAERFGRLDMAVGFDPANAAGVILRPLLERIFKKVVVINGVPDGRFPSHPPDPEKPENLRQLSELVRREGLDAGIALDGDCDRVGLVTARGEVFRAEKIAYMLIEHYAKPGDVVVLDATMPLYLEEVAQERGVKVVRERVGHSFQKPAAVKNNALFWAEYSGHVGFKDHHYFDDGIYTALKVLQIASALGKTLDGLLAEAPKVYEERLDIRVEDQRGVMERVRAAVRTMAGVDVYEIDGVDVRFKDGGRVLVRPSNTEPLIRVKLEAREPSQLAQLKGRLGSLGLA
- a CDS encoding cation diffusion facilitator family transporter; protein product: MKPSMRLWLAALYLFIMGTISLAYTLVELLFGITYRSLLVTSDALHGVMDVAISYVAGFGLYYASRRGRSFPWDMYRLESLLTLLLTLIVLGFYTYLLVTSIEPAGAPTPLWMTLLLLAGGVMTFVMYLWEGHNYRVLRLDILKADAAHAKMDTFLSIVSALAVIVSNFFHIVLAETAAVLLIYGYVLYEFTKLSKDATYGILGALYRDQALEERIRGVLSDLGKPIDVKVRRAGSFLVVYSLVAVSPDVTIGRLHALRARAIRAISKLHPLIIHVDIKFVPRRREKKARRAAILRESD
- a CDS encoding DUF763 domain-containing protein → MRLGGYADLPLHVGHVPPWLLARMKKLSALLLEIMYDLWGEEGILVRLASPVFFQAVNDLIGMDWDSSGSTTVTTAVLKYAMAKADLPIRIAGGKGEYALRTPEELREIAERWGLDGEALVEVSRLAAKVDNALVQDGYTIYHHAFIVTERGKWAVIQQGMNTAARMARRYHWLETDRFFDDPHSGIMGVKARGVLNLASSKSADNRSTIMDIVSSGPQKVARDLLLLTGQTTLVPYYHPYVDVKAVRAEIGDPRRIAASIPRDVSNFKELILSRGVGPKTLRALALVAELIYRSPADWADPANVDPFKFSFAVGGKDGVPYPVDRKTYDELISLLEAMVEAARRSSERGIYSYLSHLAKKAEGWQYPKDYKRPT
- a CDS encoding N-acetyltransferase, whose amino-acid sequence is MEIVLEGPQEFVGRDGRKYVLREFKMQDLNAVVSINRRVLPENYPEWFFVEHHMSFPKAFIVAEMDGELVGYMMNRVEYGWSYIHRGKAAHKGHVVSIGVLPHARRLGIATNMMLRGMKAMKAFYSAEEVFLEVRVSNAPAISLYRKLGFEVAGRIPRYYSDGEDAYIMARSLAEL